A genomic stretch from Setaria italica strain Yugu1 chromosome VII, Setaria_italica_v2.0, whole genome shotgun sequence includes:
- the LOC101756574 gene encoding two-component response regulator-like APRR3 produces MLPLPPLVPAGQLQVSSPASSGLAAATSPFRRAMSTGDLLIRDKDRDDREEEQRRIDKYRSKRNQRNFQKKITYACRKTLADSRPRVKGRFARNAGDGTEADLQPAAAAAAPPQSESESEWWPAAQHEAGMDLDEDMLAAYLGVSSISLYSPSASTTLPHHHYSYQP; encoded by the exons atgctccctctccctccccttgtACCGGCCGGCCAGCTGCAGGTGTCGTCCCCGGCGTCGTCCGGCCTGGCTGCTGCAACGTCTCCGTTCCGCCGCGCCATGAGCACGGGGGACCTCCTCATCAGGGACAAGGACAGGGACGACAGGGAGGAAGAGcaacgg CGCATCGACAAGTACCGGAGCAAGCGCAACCAGCGCAACTTCCAAAAGAAGATCACG TATGCTTGCCGGAAGACTCTTGCCGACAGCCGGCCCAGGGTGAAGGGCCGCTTCGCGCGCAACGCCGGCGATGGCACGGAGGCGGATCTCcaacccgccgccgcagcagcagcgccacctCAGTCAGAGTCAGAGTCGGAGTGGTGGCCGGCAGCGCAGCATGAGGCCGGCATGGACCTAGACGAGGACATGCTTGCCGCTTACCTTGGCGTCTCCTCCATCAGCCTCTACTCCCCCTCGGCCTCTACTACTCTGCCTCACCATCACTACAGCTACCAGCCCTAG
- the LOC101781962 gene encoding uncharacterized protein LOC101781962: protein MAPPLLFYDLSLLPSSSSSIGGGGDDSSNPSSSRLQLLAATARALELGYAAVALDRTHRGLLADSHRCRTELFPPLSSLPLPPSAALHRRRLASPASEPFRQYTRITLSLDSAAAAASALAPSAARLLRTYDLVAARPLTQAAFDHLCQTPLSAQHLDLISIDFSSHSKLPFRIKLPMLKLALQKGLHFEIAYSPLISTDINAKRNLLAEVKLLVDWTKGKNLIISSAAHTASQIRGPYDVINLSAYLLGLPINRAKAAISTNCRSLVLKALRKKHFYKETIRVNRLLPNEQLTSTEFKLVDWIAGISVSSEGGLNQLESSSNFDERPGSPICGVMEGLHEEPHDFDVSVFAKLSEQSGDHEQIPSQTQEETLQIDRTEVLLDCGQSILPASSYYQNAVLAKTGDSKVVPNPFMQAGPGSSAKHVEFVQDAMEVDATESRRLNLIVGDSIPSTSGISAKLSCSALIHGVELSGTSLEDQGPCQSSEILANDKSYTKYHTDCAGGEREKTIVDHEIPSGSVVCPEDKDLDQSTAMQVDAETCRGTSELVEWPPSGIDDEAPLDLAFYSSHKLHSNVIIQREVMEGKIEQSMDENVERTAENETESIDKITRTSVSMEPAFHGQEISLTSYKRSTDASCESDELKEQNSEETNASLEKSVAKTHELLPKFSYPSGKVEMSTIRSEKRRRKLRPHHPAYLPFLGFLRSLHFKQKICKVRRLNG, encoded by the exons atggcgccgccgctcctcttctACGATCTCAGCCTcctcccatcctcctcctcgtccattggcggtggcggcgatgacAGCTcaaacccctcctcctcccgcctccAACTCTTAGCCGCCACGGCCCGCGCTCTCGAGCTCGgctacgccgccgtcgctctCGACCGCACCCACCGCGGCCTCCTCGCCGACTCCCACCGCTGCCGTACCGAGCTTTTCCCGCCACTCTCCTCTCTCCCGCTCCCGCCCTCCGCCgctctccatcgccgccgcctcgcctcccccgcctccgAGCCCTTCCGCCAGTACACCCGCATCACCCTCTCCCTCgactccgctgccgccgccgcttccgccctcgcgccctccgccgcccgcctcctccgcacCTACGACCTCGTCGCGGCCCGCCCCCTCACTCAGGCCGCGTTCGACCATCTCTGCCAGACTCCCCTCTCAGCTCAGCATCTTGATCTCATCTCCATCGACTTCTCCTCCCACAGTAAGCTGCCCTTCCGCATCAAGCTCCCCATGCTAAAGCTTGCGCTGCAAAAGGGGCTGCATTTTGAGATTGCCTACTCCCCACTCATTTCTACTGACATCAATGCCAAGAGAAACCTCCTAGCTGAAGTCAAG CTCCTGGTGGACTGGACTAAAGGAAAGAATCTCATTATCTCAAGCGCTGCTCATACTGCTTCCCAGATCAGAGGGCCATATGATGTCATCAATCTATCTGCCTATTTGCTTGGCCTTCCCATCAACCGAGCAAAAGCTGCTATCTCCACAAACTGCAG GTCACTTGTTTTGAAGGCTCTGAGGAAGAAACATTTCTACAAAGAAACAATCAGAGTCAACAGACTTTTACCAAATGAACAGTTGACTTCAACAGAATTCAAGCTTGTTGATTGGATTGCTGGGATTTCTGTATCATCTGAAGGAGGGCTAAATCAGCTGGAATCTTCTTCCAACTTTGATGAACGTCCTGGTTCACCCATATGTGGTGTAATGGAAGGGTTACACGAAGAACCTCACGATTTTGATGTGTCTGTATTTGCTAAACTGTCAGAACAGTCTGGTGACCATGAACAAATCCCATCCCAAACCCAAGAAGAGACATTACAAATTGACAGAACTGAAGTTCTATTAGATTGTGGCCAGTCTATCCTGCCTGCATCTTCATATTATCAAAATGCTGTTCTTGCAAAGACCGGAGACAGTAAAGTTGTTCCGAATCCTTTCATGCAGGCTGGTCCAGGTTCTTCTGCTAAGCATGTTGAATTTGTGCAGGATGCGATGGAAGTAGATGCAACAGAATCACGCAGGCTGAACCTCATTGTGGGTGACAGTATTCCTTCAACTTCTGGTATTAGTGCCAAGTTATCATGCTCTGCTCTTATCCATGGTGTAGAGCTTTCTGGCACTAGTCTTGAGGATCAGGGCCCATGCCAGTCTAGTGAAATCCTTGCTAATGATAAATCTTATACAAAATATCACACTGATTGCGCTGGTGGTGAGAGGGAAAAAACCATAGTGGATCATGAAATTCCTTCTGGTTCTGTTGTTTGCCCTGAGGACAAGGATTTGGACCAGTCTACTGCCATGCAAGTTGATGCTGAGACTTGCAGAGGTACTTCGGAACTAGTAGAGTGGCCCCCAAGTGGGATAGATGACGAGGCTCCATTGGATCTTGCATTTTACTCAAGTCATAAATTACACAGTAATGTTATAATTCAACGGGAAGTTATGGAGGGGAAAATAGAGCAAAGTATGGATGAAAACGTAGAACGAACTGCAGAAAATGAGACAGAATCCATTGACAAAATAACAAGAACATCTGTTTCAATGGAACCTGCATTCCATGGTCAGGAGATCAGCTTAACTAGTTATAAAAGAAGCACTGATGCAAGTTGCGAAAGTGATGAGCTGAAAGAACAAAATTCTGAGGAAACAAATGCTTCTTTGGAGAAAAGTGTTGCTAAAACACATGAGCTACTACCAAAATTTTCTTATCCAAGTGGTAAGGTTGAGATGTCCACAATCAGATCAG AAAAGCGAAGACGTAAACTAAGGCCACACCATCCAGCTTATCTTCCTTTCTTGGGCTTCCTTAGGTCTCTGCATTTCAAGCAGAAAATATGCAAGGTAAGAAGGTTGAATGGCTGA
- the LOC101783587 gene encoding glucuronokinase 1, whose amino-acid sequence MIFIYLLALNLRSTRSAREEEEMAAAEMVLERRAYARVGLLGNPSDVYGGRALSFAIADFSATVRLRPSAELLIQPHPHHDLVAFPSLPHLVNRLQSEGYYGGVRLLMAICKVFYNHCIQNNISLKAENFTLSYDTNIPRQAGLSGSSAIVCAALSCLLDFYDVRHLIKVELRPNLILDAEKELGIVAGLQDRVAQVYGGLVYMDFSKEHMDKLGHGIYRRLDANLLPPLYLIYAENPSDSGKVHSTVRQRWFDGDEFIISRMKEVAQLALDGHRALLQKDYTELARLMNRNFDLRREMFGDDVLGSVNIKMVEVARSVGASSKFTGSGGAVVALCPDGEAQVELLHRACQEAGFVVQQIIVAPSALSDEELTSLLTC is encoded by the exons ATGATATTTATTTATCTTCTCGCTCTGAATCTTCGATCTACCCGCTCAGcacgagaggaggaggagatggcggcggcggagatggtgTTGGAGCGGCGGGCGTACGCGCGGGTGGGGCTCCTGGGCAACCCCAGCGACGTATACGGCGGCAGGGCTCTGTCCTTCGCCATCGCCGACTTCTCCGCCACCGTCCGCCTCCGCCCTTCGGCCGAGCTGCTCATCCAGCCTCACCCGCACCACGACCTCGTcgccttcccctccctcccccacctc GTGAATCGTTTGCAAAGTGAAGGATATTATGGAGGTGTTCGGCTGCTGATGGCTATCTGTAAAGTTTTCTACAATCACTGTATTCAAAATAACATCAGTCTAAAAGCTGAAAATTTCACCTTATCCTATGATACTAATATTCCTCGGCAG GCTGGGCTATCTGGTTCAAGCGCGATTGTTTGTGCTGCTCTAAGCTGCCTTCTTGACTTCTATGATGTCAGGCATTTAATAAAAGTTGAATTGAGACCTAATCTGATTCTCGATGCTGAGAAAGAGCTTGGAATTGTTGCTGGACTTCAGGACCGAGTGGCACAGGTTTATGGGGGACTGGTTTATATG GATTTTAGCAAGGAGCATATGGACAAGCTGGGTCATGGCATATACAGGCGTTTGGATGCCAATCTGCTTCCTCCTCTATACCTCATCTATGCAGAGAACCCCAGTGACTCTGGCAAG GTCCACAGCACTGTTAGGCAAAGATGGTTTGATGGTGACGAGTTCATAATATCACGTATGAAGGAAGTAGCGCAGCTAGCGCTTGATGGCCACAGGGCTTTGCTGCAGAAGGATTATACTGAGCTTGCGAGGCTTATGAATAGGAACTTCGATCTACGAAG AGAAATGTTTGGAGATGATGTACTTGGTTCAGTGAACATAAAGATGGTGGAGGTGGCACGCTCCGTGGGCGCGTCATCCAAGTTCACAGGCAGCGGGGGCGCGGTGGTTGCGCTGTGCCCAGATGGGGAAGCGCAGGTGGAGCTTCTCCACAGGGCTTGCCAGGAGGCTGGCTTTGTGGTACAACAGATCATAGTTGCACCCTCGGCGCTGTCGGACGAGGAGCTGACAAGCTTGTTAACTTGCTAG
- the LOC101782364 gene encoding caffeoylshikimate esterase isoform X1 translates to MPFGLAGMVRKEVRIDSFGSGPRQNSPQEYILNSRGMNLFTCQWRPSNYEPKALIFLCHGYAMECSISMRGTGARLAHAGFAVHGMDYEGHGKSSGLQGYITSFNDIVVDCSKYFASVCEKVEYKNQKRFLLGESMGGAVVLMLHRKEPTYWDGAILVAPMCKIVEDMKPHPIVISILSKLSNVIPTWRIIPNEDIIDRAIKSEEWREEVRNNHYCYKGKPRLKTGYELFMASLDIENNLDKVTLPFIIVHGGGDAVTDPSVSEALYTLAESKDKTLKLYPGMCHALTSGEPKENIDIVFSDIIKWLNERVSTS, encoded by the exons ATGCCGTTCGGTTTAGCCGGAATGGTCCGGAAGGAGGTCCGGATTGATAGTTTTGGATCCGGTCCACGGCAAAACTCACCTCAG GAATATATTTTGAATTCACGAGGAATGAATTTGTTTACATGTCAATGGAGACCTTCAAACTATGAACCGAAAGCCCTCATATTTCTATGCCATG GATACGCTATGGAATGCAGCATTTCAATGAGAG GCACAGGTGCTAGGTTGGCGCATGCAGGATTTGCTGTGCATGGAATGGATTATGAAGGCCATGGAAAGTCCTCTGGACTTCAGGGTTATATTACAAGTTTCAATGACATTGTAGTTGATTGCTCGAAGTACTTTGCAAGTGTTTGTG AGAAAGTAGAGTACAAGAACCAAAAGAGATTCTTGCTTGGAGAATCCATGGGGGGAGCTGTTGTGCTTATGCTTCATAGGAAGGAACCTACTTATTGGGATGGGGCCATTTTAGTTGCTCCAATGTGCAAG ATTGTAGAAGATATGAAGCCTCACCCCATTGTGAtttctattctaagcaagcTCAGCAATGTGATCCCTACATGGAGAATCATCCCCAATGAAGATATCATTGATAGGGCGATTAAAAGCGAGGAATGGCGTGAAGAG GTAAGAAATAATCATTATTGCTACAAGGGAAAGCCTAGGCTAAAGACCGGTTATGAACTTTTCATGGCAAGCTTGGATATTGAAAACAATCTTGACAAG GTTACTCTACCGTTCATCATAGTCCACGGTGGTGGTGATGCTGTGACCGACCCATCTGTAAGTGAGGCGCTGTATACATTAGCGGAGAGCAAGGATAAGACACTAAAGTTGTACCCAGGGATGTGCCATGCTTTGACTTCTGGTGAACCTAAGGAGAACATTGATATTGTGTTTTCAGACATCATCAAATGGCTGAATGAGAGGGTATCAACTTCGTAA
- the LOC101782364 gene encoding caffeoylshikimate esterase isoform X2, which yields MNLFTCQWRPSNYEPKALIFLCHGYAMECSISMRGTGARLAHAGFAVHGMDYEGHGKSSGLQGYITSFNDIVVDCSKYFASVCEKVEYKNQKRFLLGESMGGAVVLMLHRKEPTYWDGAILVAPMCKIVEDMKPHPIVISILSKLSNVIPTWRIIPNEDIIDRAIKSEEWREEVRNNHYCYKGKPRLKTGYELFMASLDIENNLDKVTLPFIIVHGGGDAVTDPSVSEALYTLAESKDKTLKLYPGMCHALTSGEPKENIDIVFSDIIKWLNERVSTS from the exons ATGAATTTGTTTACATGTCAATGGAGACCTTCAAACTATGAACCGAAAGCCCTCATATTTCTATGCCATG GATACGCTATGGAATGCAGCATTTCAATGAGAG GCACAGGTGCTAGGTTGGCGCATGCAGGATTTGCTGTGCATGGAATGGATTATGAAGGCCATGGAAAGTCCTCTGGACTTCAGGGTTATATTACAAGTTTCAATGACATTGTAGTTGATTGCTCGAAGTACTTTGCAAGTGTTTGTG AGAAAGTAGAGTACAAGAACCAAAAGAGATTCTTGCTTGGAGAATCCATGGGGGGAGCTGTTGTGCTTATGCTTCATAGGAAGGAACCTACTTATTGGGATGGGGCCATTTTAGTTGCTCCAATGTGCAAG ATTGTAGAAGATATGAAGCCTCACCCCATTGTGAtttctattctaagcaagcTCAGCAATGTGATCCCTACATGGAGAATCATCCCCAATGAAGATATCATTGATAGGGCGATTAAAAGCGAGGAATGGCGTGAAGAG GTAAGAAATAATCATTATTGCTACAAGGGAAAGCCTAGGCTAAAGACCGGTTATGAACTTTTCATGGCAAGCTTGGATATTGAAAACAATCTTGACAAG GTTACTCTACCGTTCATCATAGTCCACGGTGGTGGTGATGCTGTGACCGACCCATCTGTAAGTGAGGCGCTGTATACATTAGCGGAGAGCAAGGATAAGACACTAAAGTTGTACCCAGGGATGTGCCATGCTTTGACTTCTGGTGAACCTAAGGAGAACATTGATATTGTGTTTTCAGACATCATCAAATGGCTGAATGAGAGGGTATCAACTTCGTAA
- the LOC101782364 gene encoding caffeoylshikimate esterase isoform X3, with translation MECSISMRGTGARLAHAGFAVHGMDYEGHGKSSGLQGYITSFNDIVVDCSKYFASVCEKVEYKNQKRFLLGESMGGAVVLMLHRKEPTYWDGAILVAPMCKIVEDMKPHPIVISILSKLSNVIPTWRIIPNEDIIDRAIKSEEWREEVRNNHYCYKGKPRLKTGYELFMASLDIENNLDKVTLPFIIVHGGGDAVTDPSVSEALYTLAESKDKTLKLYPGMCHALTSGEPKENIDIVFSDIIKWLNERVSTS, from the exons ATGGAATGCAGCATTTCAATGAGAG GCACAGGTGCTAGGTTGGCGCATGCAGGATTTGCTGTGCATGGAATGGATTATGAAGGCCATGGAAAGTCCTCTGGACTTCAGGGTTATATTACAAGTTTCAATGACATTGTAGTTGATTGCTCGAAGTACTTTGCAAGTGTTTGTG AGAAAGTAGAGTACAAGAACCAAAAGAGATTCTTGCTTGGAGAATCCATGGGGGGAGCTGTTGTGCTTATGCTTCATAGGAAGGAACCTACTTATTGGGATGGGGCCATTTTAGTTGCTCCAATGTGCAAG ATTGTAGAAGATATGAAGCCTCACCCCATTGTGAtttctattctaagcaagcTCAGCAATGTGATCCCTACATGGAGAATCATCCCCAATGAAGATATCATTGATAGGGCGATTAAAAGCGAGGAATGGCGTGAAGAG GTAAGAAATAATCATTATTGCTACAAGGGAAAGCCTAGGCTAAAGACCGGTTATGAACTTTTCATGGCAAGCTTGGATATTGAAAACAATCTTGACAAG GTTACTCTACCGTTCATCATAGTCCACGGTGGTGGTGATGCTGTGACCGACCCATCTGTAAGTGAGGCGCTGTATACATTAGCGGAGAGCAAGGATAAGACACTAAAGTTGTACCCAGGGATGTGCCATGCTTTGACTTCTGGTGAACCTAAGGAGAACATTGATATTGTGTTTTCAGACATCATCAAATGGCTGAATGAGAGGGTATCAACTTCGTAA
- the LOC101783985 gene encoding caffeoylshikimate esterase codes for MSSSNGGGDDGGEDDVLDHEYQEEYVRNSRGMSLFACRWLPGKKRNKDARPPKALVFLCHGYAVECGVTMRGTGERLARAGYAVYGLDYEGHGRSDGLQGYVPDFEALVQDCDDHFASVVRSHGATVRHRFLLGESMGGAVALLLHRARPDFWTGAVLVAPMCKIADDMRPHPVVVSILRAMTSIIPTWKVVPTNDVIDAAYRTQEKRDEIRGNPYCYKDKPRLKTASELLKVSLDVEANILHQVSLPFLIVHGGADKVTDPSVSELLYRSAASQDKTLKLYPGMWHALTSGESPNNISTVFQDIIAWLDHRSSHTTTSMEELPEVEQKARHDDQHHQQHGNK; via the exons ATGagcagcagcaacggcggcggagatgatggcggcgaggacgacgtcCTGGACCACGAGTACCAAGAG GAGTACGTGAGGAACTCGCGGGGGATGAGCCTCTTCGCCTGCAGATGGCTGCCTGGGAAGAAGAGGAATAAGGATGCTCGTCCTCCCAAGGCGCTCGTCTTCCTCTGCCACGGCTACGCCGTTGAGTGCGGCGTGACCATGCGCGGCACCGGCGAGCGCCTGGCCCGTGCCGGGTACGCCGTGTACGGCCTAGACTACGAGGGCCACGGCCGCTCCGACGGCCTGCAGGGCTACGTCCCAGACTTCGAGGCCCTCGTCCAGGACTGCGACGACCACTTCGCCTCCGTCGTCCGCTCCCACGGCGCCACCGTCAGGCACCGCTTCCTGCTCGGCGAGTCCATGGGCGGCGCCGtcgctctcctcctccaccgcgcaCGCCCCGACTTCTGGACGGGCGCCGTGCTCGTGGCGCCCATGTGCAAGATCGCCGACGACATGCGACCTCACCCCGTGGTCGTCAGCATCCTGAGGGCCATGACCTCCATCATACCCACCTGGAAGGTCGTGCCCACCAACGACGTTATCGACGCCGCCTACAGGACGCAGGAGAAGAGGGACGAGATCCGGGGCAACCCCTACTGCTACAAGGACAAGCCGCGCCTCAAGACCGCGTCCGAGCTGCTCAAGGTCAGCCTGGACGTGGAGGCAAACATCCTGCACCAGGTGTCGTTGCCGTTCCTGATCGTGCACGGCGGCGCGGACAAGGTCACGGACCCTTCGGTGAGCGAGTTGCTGTATCGGTCGGCGGCGAGCCAGGACAAGACGCTCAAGCTCTACCCAGGCATGTGGCATGCCCTCACCTCCGGCGAGTCGCCCAACAATATCTCGACAGTTTTCCAAGACATCATTGCTTGGCTGGACCACAGATCATCCCATACAACGACGTCGATGGAGGAGTTGCCGGAGGTGGAGCAGAAGGCCAGGCATGACGACCAACATCACCAGCAGCATGGCAACAAATAG
- the LOC101756990 gene encoding uncharacterized protein LOC101756990 — MEKKTCPVHLPRAAHDSARQLLVGRWRSSLASGLRAALACIIVGLVSLYAPPAVRRHITFPAFSYVVTVIIVTDATLGTALRGAVSALQATLMGAAPSVLALWLAHRTGAAESVLATSAVVVLTTFAVALPESVDPMAKRIALGQIIIIYVARFHKGDHPTRAFAVLHPANVVACTALGVAAALLAVLLPWPRLATREATDKARAYRGLAAERVRVMVDAAIIFIGGGEAAACTRQRRWQMAACISEANRLASASAALLRRMNAIKEDVQWERRRTIAVDYDGVETPLTGMQMALSMMVIDGTTNDSKCNNLLQLQKHHAGIMAMRDHIRLALLTTPANKQTASFASKPPYLPLQTQQDPCWLFLFSLYQLRGAAGGLLLASDNGDANANKKIAPAADHGHGHQHKSRADEQEKTATKGNKKLVAAAKCGFSLGLAVLLGLLFNNDHGFWSGLIVATTISTSRDSTWAVAAARAHGTALGSVYGAVGCLLISQQQLSGMMDLRLLALVPWMVVATFLKRSRAYGPAGGVSAALSVVIIMGRRYDETPMAFTVARLVETFIGISCTVMADILFQPGARPSAKAREHLTRCIATTLLAASSADGPSSQSQVISKSLALLRRHAAEAGGEPSYLWLPRFPAACYERIQGSLGRMARLLHLYRQARVAAGVEADEDMMRIHRCFSSIVSTSLRHCLRMLSSSPPPADHPHHHQDVIIKDDDLEEEEDDQQEATTPGEVVGAFLAHAAEAAAALLDLDDDDAGEAEAEGDDRGLLVCCLGSMGLCMGEIIREAQRLEAHIIDLNNLQPH, encoded by the exons ATGGAGAAGAAGACGTGCCCCGTGCACCTCCCGCGGGCAGCTCATGATTCGGCCCGGCAGCTGCTTGTGGGCCGCTGGCGCTCCTCCCTGGCGTcgggcctccgcgccgccctggCCTGCATCATCGTGGGCCTCGTCTCCCTCtacgcgccgcccgccgtccgccgccacaTCACCTTCCCGGCCTTCTCCTACGTCGTCACCGTCATCATCGTCACCGACGCCACCCTCGGCACGGCCCTGCGCGGCGCCGTCAGCGCGCTCCAGGCCACCCTCATGGGCGCCGCGCCCTCCGTGCTGGCGCTCTGGCTCGCACACcgcaccggcgccgccgagtCCGTGCTCGCCACGTCGGCCGTCGTAGTGCTCACGACCTTCGCGGTGGCGCTGCCGGAGTCGGTGGACCCCATGGCCAAGCGGATCGCGCTGGGgcagatcatcatcatctacgTGGCCAGGTTCCACAAGGGGGACCACCCCACCCGCGCCTTTGCTGTGCTGCACCCGGCCAACGTGGTAGCGTGCACGGCGCTCGGGGTGGCAGCGGCGCTGCTGGCCGTGCTGCTGCCATGGCCGAGGCTGGCCACGCGGGAGGCCACCGACAAGGCAAGGGCGTACAGGGGGCTCGCGGCGGAGAGGGTCAGGGTCATGGTCGACGCCGCCATCATATTCATCGGCGGTGGGGAGGCGGCAGCGTGCACCCGCCAGCGGCGATGGCAGATGGCGGCGTGCATCTCGGAGGCCAACCGCCTGGCATCGGCGAGCGCCGCACTCCTCCGCCGCATGAACGCCATCAAGGAGGATGTGcagtgggagcgacgacgaacAATAGCAGTGGATTACGACGGGGTGGAGACGCCACTCACGGGAATGCAGATGGCGCTCAGTATGATGGTGATCGACGGAACAACTAACGACAGCAAGTGCAATAACCTGCTGCAACTGCAAAAGCATCATGCCGGCATCATGGCCATGAGGGACCACATACGCCTCGCCCTCCTCACGACGCCTGCCAACAAGCAGACTGCAAGCTTCGCCTCGAAGCCACCCTACTTGCCATTGCAGACGCAGCAGGATCCTTGCTGGCTGTTCCTCTTCTCGCTCTACCAGCTCCGAGGAGCAGCGGGCGGCTTGTTGCTCGCAAGTGATAATGGCGATGCCAACGCCAACAAGAAGATCGCGCCGGCAGCcgaccatggccatggccaccaGCACAAGAGCAGAGCAGACGAACAAGAGAAGACGGCCACCAAAGGCAACAAGAAGCTCGTGGCTGCTGCCAAGTGCGGCTTCTCGCTGGGCCTTGCCGTCCTGCTGGGCCTGCTCTTCAACAACGACCACGGCTTCTGGTCGGGCCTGATCGTGGCCACCACCATCTCCACGAGCCGCGACTCCACCTGGGCCGtagcggccgcgcgcgcccacgGCACGGCCCTGGGCTCCGTCTACGGCGCGGTGGGCTGCCTGCTCATCTCGCAGCAGCAGCTGAGTGGCATGATGGACCTGCGGCTCCTGGCGCTGGTCCCCTGGATGGTGGTCGCCACCTTCCTCAAGCGCAGCCGCGCCTacggccccgccggcggcgtgtCGGCCGCGCTttccgtcgtcatcatcatggGCCGCCGCTACGACGAGACTCCCATGGCATTCACCGTCGCGCGCCTCGTTGAGACCTTCATAGGAATCTCCTGCACCGTCATGGCGGACATCCTCTTTCAGCCAGGAGCGAGGCCGTCGGCGAAGGCGAGGGAACACCTCACCCGATGCATCGCTACCACGCTTCTTGCAGCCAGCTCTGCTGATGGCCCATCATCACAATCACAAGTGATCAGCAAGAGCCTGGCCCTGCTCAGGAGAcacgcggcggaggccggcggcgagccctcCTACCTGTGGCTGCCGCGGTTCCCGGCGGCCTGCTACGAGAGGATCCAGGGCAGCCTCGGCAGGATGGCGCGGCTGCTGCATCTCTACCGCCAGGCACGCGTGGCGGCAGGCGTGGAGGCTGATGAGGACATGATGAGGATCCACCGGTGTTTCAGCAGCATCGTCTCCACCTCCCTCAGGCACTGCCTCCGCATGCTGTCGTCATCACCACCGCCTGCtgatcatcctcatcatcatcaggaTGTCATCATCAAGGACGACGACCTTGAG gaggaggaggacgaccagCAAGAGGCAACGACCCCGGGGGAGGTGGTGGGCGCCTTCCTAGCGCACGCagcagaggcggcggcagcgttgCTGGACCTGGACGATGACGACGCCGGCGAAGCCGAAGCAGAGGGGGACGACAGGGGGCTGCTGGTCTGCTGCCTGGGCTCCATGGGCCTCTGCATGGGAGAGATCATCAGGGAGGCCCAGCGGCTGGAGGCGCACATCATCGACCTCAACAACCTGCAACCTCACTGA